The following proteins are encoded in a genomic region of Ignavibacteria bacterium:
- a CDS encoding VWA domain-containing protein, protein MSWRKYFSRYRYRENWDDDLYNSYYNYHYSSLYNFDYYSRYFEMVEGVLMNAKEYKSTIMRAIERTLKYLSDSVERLRSLNDKGKISDDTFMDKEREISNYIRILQSVKYNFEEQQVSDSDILEMIKFTNDDKQTKVHSEVGKIVKVLSVLYVDLLAYLFDERAEIRDLSTEPLFLRYLLLNAMSSYKELIDSDRDLYTMLLTLAIMWASTFNYHDSDKNGSAVDTYEGIMMTEKPDDSQSNSSGKKKRRKKKQNQEEDVDKNNMKPGKDFRDIDTRYLREIINEAVSSLLDYKKLDELFRRETYEEYKREIKRSKIFRDVKDQVKHVVSQFLSNTELCLTYSHNPPVMLDIETILRILDGDYEDIDFGRRVFDRLVLMIDVSGSVDEDKRKAMRVFVTALMEEGVYIDKVILFNTDIVRKYDNAKEYLLRDDRTEGGTNILNTLVKVGRDYKDNILILTDLEDDPIKIDDELYKRMGIVFFNYKEHAKYVPEKWQEMYGDRIVKSIILEDNNS, encoded by the coding sequence ATGAGCTGGAGAAAATATTTTAGCAGATATAGATACAGAGAAAACTGGGATGATGACTTATATAACAGTTACTATAATTATCATTACAGTTCTCTGTATAATTTTGACTATTATTCGCGGTATTTTGAGATGGTTGAAGGTGTTTTAATGAATGCTAAAGAATATAAAAGTACTATTATGAGAGCTATTGAAAGAACTTTGAAATATTTGAGTGATAGTGTTGAAAGACTTAGAAGTCTAAATGATAAGGGAAAGATTAGTGATGATACTTTTATGGACAAAGAAAGAGAGATTAGCAATTATATTAGAATCCTTCAATCAGTAAAATATAATTTTGAAGAACAACAGGTAAGCGATAGTGATATTTTGGAAATGATAAAGTTTACAAATGATGATAAGCAGACTAAAGTTCATAGTGAAGTTGGGAAAATAGTTAAGGTTTTATCAGTATTGTATGTAGATTTATTAGCATATTTATTTGATGAAAGAGCAGAGATTAGAGATTTAAGTACAGAACCATTGTTTTTAAGGTATTTACTGTTAAATGCTATGAGCTCTTATAAAGAACTTATAGACAGTGATAGAGATTTATATACGATGCTGTTAACCTTAGCTATAATGTGGGCATCTACTTTCAACTACCATGATAGTGATAAAAATGGTAGTGCTGTAGATACTTATGAAGGTATAATGATGACAGAGAAACCAGATGATAGTCAGAGTAATAGCAGTGGTAAGAAAAAGAGAAGAAAGAAGAAACAAAATCAAGAAGAAGACGTCGATAAGAATAATATGAAACCAGGGAAAGATTTTAGAGATATTGATACGAGATATCTTAGAGAAATAATAAATGAAGCTGTTTCTAGTTTGTTAGATTATAAGAAATTAGATGAACTCTTTCGTAGAGAAACATATGAAGAATATAAAAGGGAAATAAAGAGATCTAAGATATTTAGAGACGTTAAAGATCAGGTAAAACATGTTGTAAGTCAGTTTCTGTCAAATACTGAATTATGTTTAACTTATTCTCATAATCCTCCTGTAATGTTAGATATTGAGACGATTTTAAGAATATTAGATGGAGATTATGAAGATATAGATTTTGGTAGAAGAGTATTTGATAGATTAGTTCTGATGATTGATGTTTCAGGTAGTGTAGATGAAGATAAAAGAAAAGCCATGAGAGTGTTTGTAACTGCTCTTATGGAAGAAGGAGTGTATATAGACAAAGTGATTTTATTTAATACTGATATTGTAAGAAAGTATGATAATGCTAAAGAATATTTATTAAGAGATGATCGTACAGAAGGTGGTACAAATATATTAAATACTTTAGTTAAAGTTGGTAGAGATTATAAAGATAATATTCTTATTCTCACTGATCTTGAAGATGATCCTATAAAAATTGATGATGAGTTATATAAGAGAATGGGAATAGTATTTTTCAATTATAAAGAACATGCAAAATATGTACCAGAGAAATGGCAGGAAATGTATGGAGATAGAATTGTAAAATCAATTATTCTTGAAGACAATAATTCATAG
- a CDS encoding AAA domain-containing protein, producing MEIRTKLIDRVTEFKLLAVSMESEIPILLVGNPGTAKTQLVLDFCQSLGLNTIFKQLSYDTRKEEFYGYIDPVALTQKGELRRIGGLDENTEALLIDEVDKANSQNRNLLLSILRERKIFDGSRMRDLSKLKLIVGTTNIDIKETSSEAFLDRFVIKAKVNPLGFDMLFGRKLKEYTLNIEKLQEKEEVEDVFAFIANAVKKYHVSLTDRTVVTLNHLIPVLTDYLEGYELYKVVGLYVLGLEVTDLNNILPRHLTIMSEIEKALEDLDRVKDPVKRVPIQGNLVNLANELRQLGREDKAKELLEIIATKSIT from the coding sequence ATGGAAATTAGAACTAAATTAATAGACAGAGTAACTGAATTTAAGTTACTGGCAGTTTCTATGGAAAGTGAAATTCCAATTTTATTAGTAGGTAATCCTGGAACTGCTAAAACTCAACTAGTATTAGACTTTTGTCAATCTTTGGGATTAAATACGATATTTAAGCAATTAAGTTATGATACCCGTAAAGAGGAATTCTATGGTTATATAGATCCAGTAGCATTAACACAGAAAGGAGAGCTTAGAAGAATTGGTGGATTAGATGAAAATACAGAAGCGCTATTAATAGACGAAGTCGATAAAGCAAACTCTCAAAATAGAAATCTTCTCCTCTCAATATTGAGAGAGAGAAAGATTTTTGACGGTTCCAGAATGAGAGATTTAAGCAAATTAAAATTAATCGTTGGTACAACTAATATTGATATCAAAGAAACTTCATCAGAAGCATTTTTAGACAGATTTGTTATCAAAGCGAAAGTAAATCCACTTGGTTTTGATATGTTGTTTGGAAGAAAATTAAAAGAATATACATTGAATATTGAAAAGTTACAGGAAAAGGAAGAAGTTGAAGATGTATTTGCTTTCATAGCAAATGCTGTTAAAAAGTATCACGTGAGTTTGACTGACAGAACAGTAGTAACTCTTAATCATCTTATTCCAGTTTTGACAGATTATCTTGAAGGTTATGAGTTATATAAAGTGGTAGGATTATATGTACTTGGTTTAGAAGTTACCGATTTAAATAATATTCTTCCAAGACATTTAACGATAATGAGTGAAATAGAAAAAGCATTAGAAGACCTTGATAGAGTAAAAGACCCTGTAAAAAGAGTTCCTATTCAAGGTAATCTAGTTAACTTAGCCAATGAATTAAGACAGCTCGGAAGAGAAGATAAAGCTAAAGAGTTATTGGAGATAATTGCAACTAAAAGTATAACTTAG